In the Salvia miltiorrhiza cultivar Shanhuang (shh) chromosome 8, IMPLAD_Smil_shh, whole genome shotgun sequence genome, ACACGCACCCTCAATTTCGAATCAGTAATCAAAAGAATGACAGATCACCAAGTATTATATCAATCTACAGTCAATAGGCAGTAATTTTCTAAAAGAAAAGAAGGGAGAAAAAACGGATACAAACTTTTTTCTCGACGGCTGCAGGGGATTGCGACGGATCGGGAGGAAAGAGCGGCGTCTGGTGGGGAAAGCTGCCATTGAGAAGGCCCTCGCGGCGCTTCTTGAGGAGGTTATCCTCCCGTTTACTCTTCCTGATCTCGACCAAATTGTCCTCTCTCCGGCGGCGCGCCTCCTCGGCGTCGACGCCAATCTTGTAGCCCTTCTTCCGCACGTCCGCCCTGCTGCCCGGCCGCAGCGACATGGCTGAGTTCCGATTGCTGTGTTTGATGAAATGGGCGAGAGAGAAACAGAGGAAGGTAGTAAAAGCAATAAACTCAAGAGTAAGGAAAGGGGTTGAGAAGACAAGAACAGAAAACGCGCAAATGGGTGACCCAAGTCTCAATCCGACCCATTTATCCAAATTCTAACCCACACTCCAAATTACCATCTTATATAGTAGCTGTAGccttaaattatacaaaatgcTCCCATTTTACTTCGCTGTAATGTAATGCCTTGACGGAAACTTGACCACAATTTATGGAACTTAGAACCACGTTGTTTTTACACTTCTAGCTCCTCGTTATTTTATGACCTAAACTTTGAAAAATGGGCAACTATATTTACCTTCTTATTCATACATTTAATTCTTTTTGTAGTGTTAGttttaattacataaaataatttttatatctattatgatcatatttaaattatacttCCTTCAtccacaaaattcatttttatcagGTTGGGACGTCCATAAAAATTAGTCTATTTCAATTTTTGGAAATTTTCTATTACATGATGAGTTCTTTTCTTCATTCAcgatacaattaattatcatcattaatactactttttaagtgggttctttctccactcataatacacTAACCATTTTTATTAAGAATTGTGTCGTTCTCTGCTTGGTGGAAAAGATTTTTGCCAAAGAACAAATTAATAGGGAGTTGGTACTCTCTCAATGCCAAATATTTTGCAATCTCAACAACGCATTGATGTCGAAATAGTGTGGGCGAATATTTTTATTGTGAAGTTTACATTGTTGGTGGACAAAAATCAGGGCCTGCATGGAGGGCCATGGCATTTTTTCCGGGACCTACTTCCATTTGCAGAGATAGAGGGTTTCCAAAACCCATCAGAGTTGAAGTTTGATGAATTTACGGGGTGGATTCAATGCCACAACCTTCTAGTGCCTTATATGCACCCGGACGTGATAAGAAATATTGGAGAGGAGATTGGACGTGTGGTGGAAATTGATATGAATGCACGAGGTCTGTGCTTAGGTCGTTACGCCGGGGTGGGTATGTTGGCCTTTAACTCGACCTTTTATAGCGATGTGTTCGTCTTTTGCCGGATGGAGAGATGGCGGGAGCAACAATCTTACTAATATATAAAAGACTTCCAAAGTTTTGCTTCAAGTGTGGTAGAATTGGACAAATCCTTTGTTTCCGTGATGAACCATGCAACGTTCAAGGGAAACTTAAGTAAGGGACATAGCTTAATGTGCCCAAATCAAATGAGTTACGTTGTCGACAAGTTACACGAGATAAACCTATATACGGAGATCATACATCGACCTCCGCTCAAAATGATAGGAGTCATACATCCAGTAAGCCTGAGTCGAAGAGAGAGATGGTGATTCAAGACCTTCATAAAAGTGATAAATATGAGGAAGTCTCGTCTAAGCATAAGTGTCATAATAGTGATGTAGATGAGTTTGATTACTCGACGTTCAGGAGGTACAAGGGGGGACGATACAGACAAGTGTGGATAAGGGTAAAAATGTGGATGAGGCGGGTCCGAGGGTGTTTCCAATAAGGGAAAGACGGCGGCTACGTGGAAAAGACAGGCAAGGATGAATAATGAGggtggggagagagagaggtggaagAGGAGGGAGGAAGAAGGGGGTGGGGAATGAGAGGTTCGCTTGAGAGATTGAGGAGTGGGAATGACAAGTCAGGGGGAACGAGGGAGTTTGGTCAGATGGTGAAGGAGGTATTGGGGTTGAGAGAGATCAGTAAAGGGCCTTATTAACTCTACCAAAAAAAATGAGTGGGAATCTTGTGTTGAAAGTGAACGCAGGAGCTCCATCATGCAAACATCCACGTCTTTTCGATGAAGATGACTTGGCAATAACGGCGGAGGCTGGAGCACAGCCCTGTTGAGCCCAGTGAATTGTGTAGTGCGAAAATGCTCGGGGGTTGGGCAAACCTCGGACATTCCAAAATCTCCGTCGGTTGATGGCTGGCTTAACCCTTAGTTTACTGTTTATTTGTAAATCGAAAGTTTGTAGTGCGAAGTGTGATAGATGAAAGTTTATACACATGTAGTCCGGCGACTCTATAGCAGCTTCCGACGCCTCCCCAGCCCAACAACTAATAGCAGGTAAACGACTGCAAATCTGAAAATGTGGCaatgaaaaaattatatttataggGGACAAATCTTGGAGGCTAAGTTTCTAATTCAATCTGGAAACCAATGTTTTGTTATATGTCATgattaattttatgtttatCCAACAGATTGTTGAATGTCATGCTTGTGCTCCAAGGCTTGAATTGATTTTTGAAGATCAAATTTCAATTTCAGATTATATACGGGACAAATCATGATATTGTAGTACTATATAGCCAAATATTACACATTGGAAAAATGTTGGAATTCTTTTGGCTGAAAAATGGTTGAAATTTTAGTATATTACACACCGgataaaatacaaattaaaacaTCACTTAATATACATAGAATTACACATTGGATAAAAAGTTGAATTGTATTGGCGGGAAAATGGCCAAACATGGATGTGtttggtttatatatatatatatatatatatatatatatatatatatatatatatatatatatatataggggaaggctaaaataagaacgcttcttaaaatataaattaggaaccattttcagcccttagatcatcaagatctacggttgattcatcaccttgttggataaattcatggtcctgagttcgaatcccaaaggtagcaaaaaattatttttcgcaattcatacctttatacagtttattcatgcatgttatgcataaaattcatgcatttttgctggttcgcaattcttaaaataagagtggtttattgaataaccgctccctatatatatagatatagatatagatatagatgtcATTTTAGTGTACAAGCTCGGCAGTCACCATGTCATTTTTGGCTGCCTTCGTGTCAATTTTCGACGTCTacgtaagaaaaaatcgatcatcaggcaaaatttaaaaaaaaaagaaaggttATGAATTCTTAACCCCAAGTCCTCCGCGAGCAAGAGGTCCAACCCATCTTCGACCGCAATTGCTTAGGTTTCACCACCTTGCCATGGCTGGCGGTGTTTCTATTTTTGTGTACAGGGGGTGGTGGCGACGGGTGGGGATAggggaaattagggtttaggggtgggggtagggggaAGACGACGAGGGTAGGGgtatttttttctatattttaaatatgtCATTTTAGAGTGTAAATGTCATTTTAGTGTACAAGCTCGGCGGTCACCATGTCGTTTTCGGTTGCCTTCGTGTCAATTTTCGATGTCCATGTAAGAAAAAATTGATCATCAGGCAAAATatagaaaacaaaaaatgaaaggttatgaaTTCTTAAGTacgttttaaaaaaatagatgcAATTTTCAAATCCCGACATACCTTATGAATTTGCGGGCAATTTGTCCTATTTTATTTGTGCCTAGGTCATGAATTAATATGCAATTTTCTTCATTTCAAACGAAAATTTGGTAGATGTTGAAAAGAATAGAGGAAAAAATAGTTGTTTAGTgagaaaattgaaatttttggGGGCAATATGATATTTTTACACTTATATCGAGCATTAGTGTAATTTGCACTGATGCTCGACTTGTAGTTGACACATGTCAAACATTAGTGTATAGGGGTGAGCAAATTCGAACCGGACCCACCGAACCCGTCCAGACCTGACCAACCAACTGTATATGTATGGTTAGGGCCGGGTTCAATTCCTAGGatcgatttttttttgggtcggtccgggtcaAAATCCGGTCGAACCCGGACCGATccatatcattaaaaattaattatttataataatattaattaatagtattaaagcttcattttatgtatttgtaGTATGTCAGACGGCAGTGCTCACCCTATTTGCAGCCGTTTTATGTATTTGTAACTTGGGCCTTTTGATTTGTGATTGGTGATTGATGATTGATTTTAAGCTTCATTTTGCTGGAGTTGATTAGCTGTTTGATTAAATGCCTACAAGAGTTATGAGAAATTCTTGAAATTTGTGTGTTTATTTGTGCATTGCAGTAGGAAAGAGTGTGATATTTGGATGAGGATGTTTGACCCGGACTGAATCGGATCCGTTGCTCGGGTTCGGTCTGGTCCCGGGCCGGTCCACACGAATTGATCGGTCCGGGTTGGtccaattttttgaaaatttcggTCCAACAAATTCGGCGGGTCGGTTcgggtccgacccgctgcacacccctattaatgtattttttaagAATGATCGACTACTAATGCTCGATTGCTCGACTCGCAATAgttgagcatgtcgagcattgaTGTATTTATCATTATTGCTTGAGTCGCAGAAGTCGAGCATGtctaatattaatatatttattataaatacgcTAATGCTTGATATACTCGATTCGCAATGATCGAGCATATCGATCATTAGTGTCGAGCATATCGATCATTAGTGTATTTatcactaatgctcgacatgcatTAATCGAACATGTCGAGCAAAATTCGCAATTTCAACAAATTTTATGAattaagtaaaaataattttgtcattttaaattcaaaattggtagtttttataattttcttttataatgagtatttttttttaaatctctgAGAATTGCTAAAATCAATCATtaacctttttattttttattttattttttttgcaaaacgaaaaaggaaaagaaacctAGAAATGGATTTTCCTAAAAATAAACTTCGGCGGTGAGGACGAGGCCATTGACTCCAGCTCGCCACTACAAGCCGCCGCACCTCTTCCGCCCACTTAATCCATCTTCTCCAACCGGCGGCGGAGGCAAATTGAAATGAAGTTGAAGCAGTTGGAGAGCCTTCTCGGCTCACTTCAACAGTTCGACCACCCCAAGGTCTGTCGTTTTGTTCTCCCTCATTATTTCTGTATATCAGTTATCTGCTGTCAATTTGCTTTATATGAAAAGTATAATGAAATAATCTCATGGCGCAACAGATTGAATTGGAGCAATATCCCACAGGACCCCACATCGCATCTCGCTTGCTCTACACTGTAAAAATTCTTTATGTTCCCCGTTCCTTTACTTTTTCCTTTTCCCTTACCTTTCTCAGATGCCTAAATTACTGCGTATTTGATTTGCGGTGGGTTGGATATTCTGTATAGTTGTTGTGTCAGTACTCAATATTCTTTTGTTAGGATAATTTAGGCAGAGAATTCGTTCGGGGATTTGAGTGATAAGGTAGTGGCAGATTTCGGTTGTGGCTGCGGAACGCTAGGACTGGCTGCTGGTCTTTTGGGTGCAGAGTAAATACTTTTGCCTATTCTTGTttcatttgtttattaattCTGTTGGTTTTCTTAAAATTGATATGTTATAGTTAAGATATTTTGTTGTTATGTTGATTTCCGGCGGTCTTTTGTTACTGTTTCATTGTATCAGGCACGTTATTGGATTTGATATTGATCAGGAGTCTATCGAAATTGCAACCTCTAATGCAGATGAGCTAGAAGTATGCACTTTCTATCTctcttttttgttctttttcttttttctggtGCATTGTGCTACGGATATATTTTGCTTATTTTATAAATGTGTGTGGAGAGTTGTCGAGAAAATTTATGgtttcttttatttcttatttgttTTCTCTAAATAGACATTGGTTTGTCAAAAAAAATCATGGTTTAATGACCTTTGAGTATGGATTTTGAGTTTTATTAGTTTACTAACCTCGTTCACTTTTACCTTACAGTTAGACATCGATTTTGTTCAATGTGATATCAGCAATCTAAGATTGTCAGGTAGTTCTCTGAAACTGGCCACCtcaaataaattctaataatactATAGAATCTACTAAATTCTCATAAGGAAGTATTGGATGTTCTACAAAATCACTTATACATTTTAGACAATTCTCTGTGTTGAATATAGAAAACAATGCATTTCTATTATAGGGAAGCATTCCTTAAGAGATTAGTAAAATGTTGACCGTTGCTCTTGAATTTTGCACAGATCAACATATTGACACAGTTGTAATGAATCCTCCGTTTGGGACACGGAAAAAAGGAGCAGACATGGAATTTCTCTCTGTGGCTTTGAAGGTATAGTCCTTACCTATGTTATAATTTGTTTGCACTAATTAATTGCAAGATCTGTTTCTTGCATCTACATGTTCTCTTTTAACAAGAAGGCTAATTTGTCAGGTTGCTTCCCGAGCAGTTTATTCCTTGCACAAAACCTCAACAAGAGATGTAAGTTTATTTGCCTTTTGAAACTGACGTTTATTTGTTTGTTGGTTCCATCATATTTAAGTAGTTTTGTGTTTGAAGATATgtgttttttaatatttatgtaaTGCAAATAAATTGACTATTGGTTATTTCTCATTGTCTAGCACTTTTTCAAGCAATTCTATTTGTGGTTGCAAATTTATTGTCAAGTCTTACATAATACTCTGCTCGTTTGCTGGTATCTTGAACTGATGGTTCTTCCAACCAGATTAGATATGGCATGTTCCTTTAGGCAAAAGACTTTTATCTGATTCTCTgattttcttgtgaatttatTGGGACAAATCATTGCTTAATTTACTTATGTAGAGTAGCCTATTTTCCCTTACTGACTCTGTTGTGGTCCATAAACTATTCACAAAACATCAGCTAGAAGTAGAACGATACAGTTGTCGCTTACTGTGTTAAATCATTGATACTTTTAGGATATAGGGTTGAAGAGGAGTAATAGAGTGTTACTGTTAAATCATTCACCGCTTGGTTAAGTGAATTGTCTGATAGGAATGCTAGGAGGAGCTAGGTGTTAGACAATGGTGTAACAAATGTTTCATGATATTCAACTATAAAAGATTTATTCATCTCCTCCCCTTTTGCTATATTTACCTATTCCAAGATCAAGAGTTGAGCTTAATTCTGGCACCACAATATGCAACAAACTCTCTGAAAGATTATAAACTAAGGAGGTACTGGACCTAATCAACTTCTGGAATTTATTTTGGATTGGAACTATAGGAAATATATTAGTATCTAGTCGGGATAATTGAACAATATTCCAACTGTCGTAAATGGTACAAATGATAGTCAGAATGGTAAAGGAGGAAAACACTTTAGGGTTGTATTGCTACATAAATGGTGGACTAGTGGTGGTGTTAAATGATTGGAATCAAATGTGAACTCATTTAGGAGGCTCTGTTAAACTTTAGTCAGCAGACCAATCACAATTCATGGCTTCACATACcttaaataaatttacaatcccCCGCCCCTTTTGAGACCTTATATTCATAGTTAAATATTATCAAATCAACGAAATTATATTAGAAACCAATTAATTCAGGAATGTTATTAGCAGGGTTAAACACATCCAATGCATTTCATGTTCACACTTCAATCTTCTTTAAAGAACCACTAGCTTTTCAGTCGTCCTAATAAAGAGCTTCTGAAAGCATATTGGATCATGTTCTAATACCGCATTTTATGCATTGATAATCTCTTTGCTCTTGGGCAGCTCTGTCATTTGGACTTGAACTTCCAACAAACTGACTTCTTGATCTCCGAAAGGAGGGTGCTGTTTGTGTATCTTCAAATTTTACGATGATTTTGATCTATGCTTCTGCTTTTTACTATTTAACGATCCGTATAGCTCATCTCATTCTTTCCTACTTTTCTATGcccattttttcaatttattcttGTTAACTGGGAGTTACCTGTATTTGGATGAGAGAATGTTGCTAATttcttatattattttattttgtgaatGCAGCACATCAAAAGAACAGCAATGAGAGAATATAATGCTAGCAGTGCTGAGGTTCTGTGTgaggtatatatatatgcttaagCTTTCTCATAGCTGCATTCTTTGTTGCCAAGTGATTTTGTATTCGTCGTAAATATGGTTTGTGCGGACTTATATTTTTGTCTAGCTTCGCTTTGATGTGCCACAACTCTACAAATTTCACAAGAAGAAGGAGGTTGACGTGGCAGTGGATCTGTGGCGATTCGTTCCAAGATCCGATCATGGAAAGCGTCCCTAGTAGATGGGCATCCATTGCTTGTGACAAAATATTCCCAGCAGCGAACCAAAGCAATATGATGTGGAGTCAGCTGAATCAAAAAGCGGTTATAAGATTTTAAGGAGAGAGTTACGATTGTTAGCAAATATGATAGCAAATATATTTGTGTGATAAATTCTGGAGTTGACCAATGGGGAAGATGACAATCAAGAAATTTTGATGGTCTTGATGTGGAGGGCATTATTTTTCATTGTAAATTAGGAGAGGAGATGTTATGGCATTCccaaatttcaaaatattgcAATTATATCACCatcttttgaattttattaCTTGTAAGAAAATTAGGTTTGGTGGTGTATTTTTACTGTTTGAAAATTATGTGgcaactataaaaaaatatagtaatgtTGTACTTTTGGCAACTAAATAATTCCTTACCATTTGTACATTCACAAAAtaaattagtttttatttatttatttatagacATTAGTTCTCAACATGCTACCTTTAATAACTTACTCTCtccgttttttattaagtgtcctattttaatatttttcctAATAAGTgtttcatttcaaaatttgagagtataattatgacaatttttttaattttatccttatttaatattttaaaatattgtatatatgcatttattataataattaataaggtTATAAAtgtaaatttcttattttattggtatgtgtAATTTGATGATTGAGAACACTTAGTGGTCGTTTGGTTCGAATAGAGGAATGAAAatggaatggaatcaaataaaagggtggaatggtaacaataaacATTATGGAAAGAAAtcattagagcatccgcaacgcATTACACGATCCACCCTACTCGAGTAAGGGTGAGATCGTGTAATGCGTTGCAGCGTCgccttacacgagggctacatgTTCTATCGTGTATGCCCAATAGCCTTCAAAATTCGGCGCGTGTTCTACACGCgccatatttaaaaaaaaaaaacaaatgaaatttgaaattttttggCAACTTTGACTGCCTCAATTTGCGGTCCTTTTTGACCGtttttttttcccctctttATGTATTCttttacttcttcttcttcctcactttcttccTTGAGTCCTTCACAGAACAACAATTCTTCTCTTTCACTCTTTCAATATTTCTCTTTCaatatttccttcttttttcttcaaaaaatggcAGAACCCCAGCATGAttctttaaaaaatttatgcaattaaacttaaatgaaaaatggaaaaatcaaaactaaaaaaatcaagtaggctatcatgtaatctCAATGTGGCctccttactcaatgtggtctcccctcatcaagtaagctatcatgtaggctattatgtaaccccaatgcggatgctcttagtaagagattcttttttttttcctcctctattttgaggggtaacaaattgggtgattggattACCCCCAAGTAAGAGTAataattatcttattattcaaaccaatagattcaattaattgattccctttccaaccCTCCAAAAACACCCCATCAAACATGAGCTTAATTAAAAAcacgaagggagtatttattattgtaagactatttgttttttaataaggttaatagcaaaaaaatacacgaactttcaccgaatttacaaattgcacatgaccttcaaaaatagcctcacAATACAtgacattttaatttaattgcaaattgcacacgcgttgaccaaCACATTAATCCCTGTTGACGTGGCTCCCAAAATTTTCCTACGTGGACGACCGGCGTTCAAGTAATATGACGTCGTTTTGTAGTTATATCTAacgctcaaaacgacgtcgttttgagttaGGATTATTGTTTAGGGAGAGAGTAACTGCTAAAACGGTCAGTCGCATCAACCCAAAATGTAAAAGACACTGTTTTGTTCCCACGCCCGATCAAAGCCCTAGGGTTTTACTTCTCGTATTCAAGGAAGCTCTCCCATCGTCAATGGCGGACTACTGCCTCAATCAGCAAACCAACCATGAAAATGGAAAGGACCACGGCGTGTTACTGTACTACAAGTACGCAGAAATCCCCAACATTCAATACCTCTTTGATTTCTACCATTCGAATTgcacctctctctccctcctcgGTCGCGTCCGTCTCTCTTCCCAGGGCGTCAACGTCACTGTAATTTCCGGTTCATTTTGTATATGTGTGAGTGTTTGTGTGTGTTCCTTTTACTTTTTCATCCGAGAA is a window encoding:
- the LOC130997512 gene encoding uncharacterized protein LOC130997512 translates to MKLKQLESLLGSLQQFDHPKIELEQYPTGPHIASRLLYTAENSFGDLSDKVVADFGCGCGTLGLAAGLLGAEHVIGFDIDQESIEIATSNADELELDIDFVQCDISNLRLSDQHIDTVVMNPPFGTRKKGADMEFLSVALKVASRAVYSLHKTSTRDHIKRTAMREYNASSAEVLCELRFDVPQLYKFHKKKEVDVAVDLWRFVPRSDHGKRP